In a genomic window of bacterium:
- a CDS encoding virulence RhuM family protein, with protein MQKSNQIVVYEDGEIELKVSVKRETIWLRAEDIALLFGVNRPAIVKHVGNIFKIGELEENLTCSILEQVTKDGKKRKVKYYNLDMVISVGYRVNSIKATRFRKWATQVLKQYIHNGYVINSGKITVDRFLIIDDTNYHIGASLKDLGKKVFAFSKMGMNCE; from the coding sequence GTGCAGAAGTCAAATCAGATAGTTGTTTATGAAGATGGTGAAATTGAACTGAAAGTCTCAGTTAAAAGAGAAACTATTTGGCTGAGGGCGGAAGATATTGCTTTGCTTTTCGGAGTGAATCGTCCTGCTATTGTAAAGCATGTTGGAAATATTTTTAAAATAGGTGAATTGGAGGAAAATTTAACCTGTTCCATTTTGGAACAAGTTACCAAAGATGGTAAAAAGAGAAAAGTAAAATATTACAATCTTGATATGGTTATTTCCGTGGGATATAGAGTTAATTCAATTAAAGCCACAAGATTTCGTAAGTGGGCAACGCAGGTTTTAAAACAATATATTCATAATGGATATGTTATAAATAGCGGGAAAATAACAGTTGACAGATTTTTAATCATAGATGATACAAATTATCATATAGGCGCCAGTTTAAAAGATTTAGGTAAAAAAGTGTTTGCTTTTAGTAAGATGGGAATGAATTGTGA